ATGGGCCTCTTCGGAGCCCTTTACTGATTAAGGCATGTGCTAGTGCTCAATGCTCAGCTGCTGCGTCTGACTAAAGCTTGAATGATAGAATAATTTGATTGATTGGggagaaaaaatatttattttgatgaaCATTTTCCCGCACGCACTTGAGTGCATACTGAATGCGCTCTCATATTTGCTTGTAGTGATGTGCATAAAATAGATGTGATAAATGATGAATTAGCTAGAAGTGCAACCGTCCACTCATAAGACAGCATACTATTCGGAAATAAACTGTTTAACCCCTACACTCTGAAAACACAAATCAAGCAGAAGAAATCAAGCTTGTAGAAGTAGTAGTAGCAGACCAGCTAAAGGCAATGGGACTTGTTACAACATGTTCTCCATCAAACCATTCAATTGACCCGAATGCTTCAGTAGCGGGAGCCATTGGGTTCGACTCGAACGTGATTTCATATGGCAAACTCTTTGTATTTTTACTAAACACAAGCTTGGTTGGTGAAACTCTGATCTTAACAGATGGTGTTCGAGATCTGACCTTGAGCTTGTAAACAGCATCCGCTGAACTCCCAACATTTGTGACCCCTCTCTTATGCTTCACCTTATCCGTTTTTCCTGATTCGAAAATAACAGAAAATGACGGATAGTTGAGATCACCATGGCTACTGGATGCCTTGATTGCCTCGCAATCCATCTTCTTACCCTTTACAAAAGCTGAAATCTGTGTCGCATTGTAATCCATCCAGCAAAGGAAAGCTTCGTATTCACTTGGTGCGATGTCGTATATTAAACCCGGATTTAACGCTTTGTTCACGTCTACATGCCCAGACCCATGTTGGAATGGGTTTGAAAATTTGCCCGTACCAATATCAAAAATATACTTACGTGAATTGTCAACATTATATGCAGTAGTCATTAGAGCTGATTTGATTGCAGTTGGCGACCACTTAGGATGTGCACTTCGAAGCAGCGCAGCCAAACCGCTCACATGAGGGCATGCCATCGAAGTACCAGACTTTACTTCAAACTCATCTGCTTAGCCAGCCTTAGCAGCCAAAATGTTTACGCCTGGCGCGATGATATCTGGTTTGAGAATTTCTGGTGTTATTTTATTCGGACCACGGCTAGAAAATTCTGCAACTTTAGGCGCCGGAAACAAAGAAGAACCGATTACAGTTCCTAGGAGATTGATTGTAGCAGTAGGTTTTTCAACCTTAACACGGTTACGCTTGATATAGTCTAGAATCTTAGATCTATGAGTATCACTGACCTCCACTGCTGGAACTGATGGAAAGACATCGGAAGTCCTTAATTGCTTCGCCGGTTTATTACAAATAACAATCATTCCAACGCCACCGGCACTTTCAACTTCAATCACTTGATAACCAGCTTTATCTGAATCAGTACAGTCACAAACTACAATTTTCCCGGAAACTTCCCCAGAACTTAATGATCCTTCTAAACAAGATTGGCTGTCACTGTTATCGCCATAAATAATTTCTGAGTAACTGTCGTTCATTTCTGCATTGTCTAAAAACGGTGAAGTACCTGGAATAACTTGACCATCACCCAAAACCAAATCGGCGCGAAGCTCCCTATCCATAGTCGATGCTCCAACAGTCATTATCCAAGGTGTTAGATTTTCGCACGTTTTTGGACCAGGTCCCTCATTTCCACCGGACATAGAAACAAAAATTCCTTGCTGCATTAAACCAAAGGTTAATTGAGCAAACGCATCTCGAAGTTCTTTATTTCCGCCATCAGCTACTGACATAGACATCACATCAACTCCATCCTCCACAGCTTGATTACCAGCAGCTAGGAGATCACTTAAATCTCCACCTAATTCACCCCAATAAATCTTGTAAGAAGCAATCCTAGCTCTACCTGCCATCCCTTTCGCTTCTCCAACAGCATAATCATGAGACCCGGCTTTGTTAACGGAAGATCCAGCTGCAGTTCCTGCACAGTGTGTACCATGTCCATTGGTATCGCTGGGTGATCTAGTTTCTGTACCATTTTGATCGACCCTGTGTTTGAGATGATCCTCGAGACCTTTATAAAATGCTCGAGCACCAATGAGCTTCCGGTTGCATAATGTTTTTGGAAAATCAGTTCCCTCCTCACAAGTACCCTTCCATCTGTCAGGAACAGGAGTGTAACCGGAATCATTGAAACTTTGATGTTCCGGTCAAATTCCCGAATCGAAAACACCAATGATGACATCCTGGCCGTAATTTGAGCTAGGCCAAATGCCAGAATCATCACTTAGACCAAGAAACTGGGGAGAATGAGTGGTATGGAGTTGGATCTGGTGAACACTGTCAGGGATAATTGAGATGATTCCGGGGAGACGTTGGAGATGAAAAGCTTGAGAATGTGTTAATCTTGCTGCAAAACCATGAGTCGCATGGTCGTAAGTATAAATTATTTCACGGCAAGGACGTTGACTATGATGAGCTGATAATGAAGGCGGAAGAGATTGGAGTGTTGCAGTATACCAATCATGGTGAGTATTGAATATTGCAGGCATATGTGATTTAGAAACATACACTATGAAGATCTTTAGTTGCTCAGATGATGCAGGTGTGAGATTTTCCTGTAGCAGAGAATATGATGGAATGACTAAAAGCACAGAGAAgacaaagagaagatgaaaaactatCGGTGACATTTTTGTTTGTGTAGGAAATATGGTTTGTAGTAATGATAATGATTGAGGAAAGTACTACACCTGGTAAGGACCATTTATACCCAGGTGATGCACTACGATGGGTTACCTTCACAAAGACGAACGGACGTTAACAGCAGGAATCCTATGCTAACGGAATAAAAAGGAGTTCTAGCTGATCCTCACACCCAGCTCGGACTTGTTTTACATTTAAATATGCACGTCAGTTTATCTGGTTGGACATGATCCTGGAATCATGCTTTACACTTGTGTGATTAGAAGTAGAGTAATACTAAATAATATGGATCGTGGGGTGCGTGTAGATAATTTTAATATTATGCCCCGATATTTTCAGGATCCATATACATGCATGGGGAATCTCGAGATCACCTGCAACTGGCTATTGATAATATATATATGATCATGTGTTGAACATGGAACTGACTTGGAGACTCGAGACACTGATTGTAGCTATAATAAGGTATTTTCTGAAAGATACTcccttggtttttttttttttttttttttatttctaacGAGAAAGggcaaaattaaattaaaaatgaGACTCACTGAAGCAGTGAGAAACAGCAACAAATTAGCAGTGAGATTCGGCCGTAAAACTCGTAACACGTCTGTCTCCATGTTGGAAGGTGCATGTTCTACAATGCCATAATTTTTGTTGCTAATTAATGACACTACCTAATTTTTGTTGCTAATTAATGATGCAATTAAGTCTTCGATACATCctaaattgtttcttcattcaaGTGAAGCCATTTCGTGCGCATATATACATAGGGCTTCAGCATACTCCTACATATTTAAAAATGGCTACCGAGAACTGTTAAGCATTCAACGAGTAGTCTGCCTAAAGACTCTCAGTCAGACGAAGAACATAACGGAACATCAAAGTAGGCGTTTAACTAGGTCTTTTAAGTTAGCTATTTTCTAGTTTTCAAGTTGCCGTGTTCAACAATATATTTTCGTGTAACAACTTGTAACAGAATGAGATCTATTCTCTCAGTATAAATAACATCTACTACTCCATCAGTACTGTGTGGAAGTATTCTACCAAATATCATGTTCTAAGTTGGTATCAGGAGGGTTCGATCCCCTCGCTTTTCCGCTGTAACAGCCGCCGCCACCAAAACCAACAGTagatcaccaccaccacaaccactttCATATCAGCATATAAATACTCAAAACCCTATCTCTTCGTACCAAACCCACTTTCAATTGCTTTTTACGGTATGAAGAAACCATTTTATCTTCTGATTTGTGTTGGATTTGAATTTGGAGCAGAGACTTGAAGTCCATACAATACAATCCAGCGTTGAAAAAGGTATAATATACCCCTAACATGCTTGTGAAAATAGATGAAAGAGATTTTAACTCTACACCAAGTGTTTGTTTTTCACCCATACCCCTATTCCCATCACCACCCTCATTCAAAATCAGCTAAACAACATTATCACTACCAATACCACTTATATATGTTAACCAACACAGATCAATACCACTTATGTCTGTTAACCAACACAGATCAATAACCCTTGTGCCTATTAATCAACACATGATTAAAACTTTGAAGAGGTATTTTGACTATCTCACACTATAAAATTGAAGAGAAACACCAAATTTCTCAAGAACAACTAGCTGATATATTTACGAAAGGGATATCTTCACCACGGTTCCAGGAGGTTAGAAGCAAGTTGCACATTCGTCAACTCaagtacaacttgaggggaggtGTTAAGCATTCAACGAGTAGTCTGCCTAAAGACTCTTAGTCAGATGAAGAACATAACGGAACATCAAAGTAGGCGTTTAACTAGGTCTATTAAGTTAGCTATTTTCTagttttcaagttgttgtgttCAATAATATATTTTCGTGTAACAACTTGTAACAGAATGAGATCTATTCTCTCAGTATAAATAACATCTACTACTCCACCAGTTCTGTGTGGAAGTATTCTACCAAATATCATGTTCTAAGTATTGGGATACAAGTCCGTTATTGCTGCtgctaagggtgcacacggtacggttcggctaggttcttgccgaggccgagtacctgtacccccAGAGGTCGGTACTGAACTTTTGGGACCGGTACcggtaccgtgtacctcggttccggtaccattcggttcCGGTCCGGGACCGGTACGGGACCGATACCAGTCGGTACCTTTTCAGCAAAAAACTATCTGCCACTCTGCCTTTCTTTTTACCtgttttttacctgttttttctatataacaaattctcattcaaagcagcaactaataagtagcaatattactaacaaaccaaacaaacaatgtcttgaaaatatggaaaaaacagTAGCAGTAGccacactaagtcttgaaaatgagaaaatctggaaaaaaaacaactagcagtgcagctagtgctgcagtagtcttgaatcttgatcttctaatccatgtcagcagcacttgtggtgtctcagtgttgataggaccaagtaacgctgcaaaaacaagaactgaaatgaaactgaaatgaaataagaaatgaaatAAGAACTGAAATGAAACTTAAAAAATAAGAATTGTTATAAAAAATATGTACTGTTATAAAAAACATATTAGCTACTTGGACATATGGCTAAGCATTGAGCTCTGTTATAAAAAATAAGAATTGGACATTGTTCTAAGCATAACTGCATAAGTTCTAAGCAGAACTGGACATTATTCTaaacaaaaaaacattatttatttaaattattttcAACTTTTAACCATTATAGATGAATGATAAAAAGTAGATAACGGGCTAGGatttaccaaacacaataggatttgaaCCCTCAGTTCAGTACCCAACCAAACAGCAGGGATAATCCCTCACCTGAAAAAACCTAAGACCAACAAAATCAATACCCAGACAGAACAGGTGAACAAAGAAAAAACTGCGAGAAATATCTATGCTGAAACCTTTGTGTTGCATCCATATATTAGCCCCTGCAATACaacaaagaataaaaagaaatcaataggaaTCAGTAGTTAAAGTATGATCAATATAATGGGGTTTTAAAGTATAGCCAAGGCAGGAGCAGGAGAAAAGCATGACTCAGATTTCATGGAAGGCAAATATTTATCACAAGCCAAATTATAAGTATGACTTAAGGCAGGAACTCCATATTGCTAGTGTAAACTGAGCAGCCGATGCCACAACCAATGATAACCTCCATATTGCTTAAGATGGCTTATCTAATGATCATGAAAAAAGTGTACATTAGCAGCTTTCCTACTGAATTTATGGCAAGCAAGTTTAGCTAGAGCAGAGCAACGCCTCTCCAAAATACCCATTAAAATCTAGTATTAAACAAAAAAACTACTCTATCAGTCACCAGGAGCATCTTGTAAACATATGATAAATTCAAGTAAAATGAAATTTCTATACTTACAAAAGCACCACCCAATTTATCAAGCCTCCAATGCTTAGGGGCGTTAAGCCTCTTCAAATGTTTCTTCGATCCCTTCGCCTAAAATCAAATGAACCAATCAAAAAGTTCAAAAGGTTAGAAGATACACCCTATTCAAAACTTTCAAAAACCAGATACAGGTAAATTAATCATGACAGTTCCTCATAAAGAATAAAGCATAAATAAATTCTCTTAGCATAAATAATACTTGATTATCTCCAATTTGCCATTATCAAATTCAGAAacaacaaaattaattaaaaaaattaatcaaatcattGCAATAAACTACCAAAGATCAACATAACTATTTCAGAAACTCCATCTTCATGTCTTGCAATTCTAACTAGCATCAGTTCTCAGCTAAACCCTAATTCCTCCTTGAATTCAAATCACAGATAACTCAATTAAAATCcacgaaccctaatttctaaattaCGGAAGAACATGATGAACCCTATTTCTCAATCtcacaattaagcacaaattaaATCTCCATATAACCGATTCAACTTCAATACAACAAACCCATATAAGATTCATCAGTTTTTATTCAGTTTTACTCAAAATAAATTAAAACTACGGGAACCCAAAAATTACCTTTCTCTGATTCTTCACCAAAACAACTTCAGAACTTCAGTTCAACCTAACTCTTTTGTTCTTCATCAAAcaacaaaattaatcaaatcatTGAAATCACTGACTTTTTCTTCTGGATCGAGAGGTGTTGTTCTTGTTCGGTGTTCCGTGTTCACTGATTAATGGAGTTCACTTTCAGACTTCAGAGAATCAGAGACTCAAGAACTATATCAGTCTCTCAGAGGGAAGACCAGAAGAgtcgaagacgaagaaggaaaagaaaaacgaaaatgaGAAACCCTATCGTTAAGGTAGTATATACCCCCCACCCTAATCTAACGGCTGTATTTGTTCAGTacccctaaatctaatggctacGAATGGTCGGTTCTTTCGGTCCGGACGGTACGGGACTTAtacaggaccgtgtacctgtacctcatcagcctcggttcctattttatgGACCGGCACCTGTACCCCGTTCCTCGGTTCGGGACAAATATCGGCTCGGTTCTgccggttccgggacggttccTCGGTCCaggtcggttcctgtgcacccttagctGCTGCTATTGTTTTCAATACTAGTTCCGGAGTGTTCGACATTTTATATAACGGCCGTGCATGTAAAGAATGATATCGAAGGTGATGGAGTTTGGTTGAATTACCACTGCAGGTCCAGAGATGACGATTTTGGTCAACGTTCACTCGGTGAAGGTACGGAATGGTTCTGGCAGTTTCGAACATGGATCATGGGATATACATATTTTTGGTGTGATTTTGGTTGGTGGGATGGGATCATCGATGGTTCAATGGCACCTTcgaattttttttatagaaaggGGATGATGAAAAACAGATACAAATGGTTTTTCCATGGGAATTGACAGTGGTCTTATCGTCGAGATGGAGCTTATCTATATCGTCGTGATAAACATAGGTGGCAGAGATATACCTGTGTGTGATGCAGCTTGATTCGGTCGATAAGAAGATCTTACTGATTTTAGCTAATCCTCACACCCAGCTCGGACTTGTTTTACATTTTTGTGTGATTGTCAATTAAATATGCATGTCAGTTTAGCTGGTTGGACATGATCCTGGAATCATGCTTTACACTTCTGTGATTAGAAGTAGAGTAATACTAAATAATATGGATCGTGGGGTGCGTGTAGATAATttttagggttattttgtttttggtactcaggttttgtccaacttttgagtttggtctaatatTTATCCAGCTTGACGTTTGATATTTGGAAAAGACGTTGACCAGCGTTGACTCGGTTATATTTTGACTTCTGTTAAggaattaataaataatttaaaaaaatggaaaaatggTAATTATTACAAGAGTTTACTATCATAGCCTTCACTGTCCTAATATTTCCATTAGATCCGACGGATTTGATAAATCTATTTCCTAACTctatcttttcttctcttctcttctcttttcttattCCGCTTCCCACTGATAAAACTCTCATGGATGAAAGATTAAACCCTTCACTAAAATCGTGAAccaagttattgaaattgttAAGACTCTTAAGATCTTCTATAAATCTCAAAGGAAAAACTAACAGAGAAGATCTTTATGGGGTAAAGAGGAGACGGTGATCTTCATGGGGCTCGATCTGAGGTGTTTGGGATTGTTTGCTCGATCTGGGAATTAAGTATAGATGGAGTTTCTCGACTGAGAAACAAACTGAGAAGCAAACATAGTAGTAAGGGATTCAGATGGTACGGGTATTGGCTGTTTTGTGATTATGCAGCGAAGGTGCTTGGTTATCTGGCAAAGGTGTTGTGGTCGGTACTGAATAAGGCTTGGATTTGGTAGAATTAACTTAGAGATGGGATTTGATTGAGGTGAGAAGAATTGTTATTGCTGTCGATTGAAGTGATAAATGGAAGAGATTAATGAAGGGTTTGATTGAGGTGATGTTGTTGCTATTAGAGTTGGAGAGGTGCTGTTACAGAAGATGATGCTCGACGGTGGCTGCGGCGGTGATATGTttag
This genomic stretch from Papaver somniferum cultivar HN1 chromosome 5, ASM357369v1, whole genome shotgun sequence harbors:
- the LOC113280133 gene encoding subtilisin-like protease SBT1.4, whose translation is MACPHVSGLAALLRSAHPKWSPTAIKSALMTTAYNVDNSRKYIFDIGTGKFSNPFQHGSGHVDVNKALNPGLIYDIAPSEYEAFLCWMDYNATQISAFVKGKKMDCEAIKASSSHGDLNYPSFSVIFESGKTDKVKHKRGVTNVGSSADAVYKLKVRSRTPSVKIRVSPTKLVFSKNTKSLPYEITFESNPMAPATEAFGSIEWFDGEHVVTSPIAFSWSATTTSTSLISSA
- the LOC113280134 gene encoding subtilisin-like protease SBT1.4, whose amino-acid sequence is MSPIVFHLLFVFSVLLVIPSYSLLQENLTPASSEQLKIFIVWKGTCEEGTDFPKTLCNRKLIGARAFYKGLEDHLKHRVDQNGTETRSPSDTNGHGTHCAGTAAGSSVNKAGSHDYAVGEAKGMAGRARIASYKIYWGELGGDLSDLLAAGNQAVEDGVDVMSMSVADGGNKELRDAFAQLTFGLMQQGIFVSMSGGNEGPGPKTCENLTPWIMTVGASTMDRELRADLVLGDGQVIPGTSPFLDNAEMNDSYSEIIYGDNSDSQSCLEGSLSSGEVSGKIVVCDCTDSDKAGYQVIEVESAGGVGMIVICNKPAKQLRTSDVFPSVPAVEVSDTHRSKILDYIKRNRVKVEKPTATINLLGTVIGSSLFPAPKVAEFSSRGPNKITPEILKPDIIAPGVNILAAKAG